From a single Silene latifolia isolate original U9 population chromosome 6, ASM4854445v1, whole genome shotgun sequence genomic region:
- the LOC141587461 gene encoding protein FAR1-RELATED SEQUENCE 5-like: MEGAIKKVFPETKHRLCLWHILQNADKNLKDHPQFPQIDRDLRTLVHESITEEELQDMWDDFMEKYNLRRNKWLRGAWDMRQRWMPVFWKDTFCAGMSSTQRSEQTNRFIKTYMSIETARCNSWSKDEDAIEKKVEDEKVNNAKDIKSPLKWDPMILFEDIFSKVYTNKKFGEVKTEMFEFRGILCRHIMKCLDVLDVKAIPDKYIIERWRKDLVRGYENIRVGYYNPDESERVKRSLEITVKNDYIKRLAMQSEGSSAIYNSRTDELIKELEAHAGIQSIDSFAAGGVSSKMWGRRRLRPRETIINTPQQEGDIRDPPTSEEWRKTYCQTDKEKEKDK; the protein is encoded by the exons ATGGAAGGGGCAATCAAGAAAGTGTTCCCGGAGACTAAACATAGATTATGCCTTTGGCATATTCTTCAAAACGCGGATAAGAATCTAAAAGACCACCCACAATTTCCTCAGATTGACAGAGATTTGCGTACGCTTGTACACGAGAGTATCACCGAGGAGGAACTGCAAGATATGTGGGACGATTTCATGGAAAAATACAACTTGCGACGTAACAAATGGTTGAGGGGTGCATGGGATATGAGACAGCGGTGGATGCCTGTTTTTTGGAAAGACACTTTCTGTGCGGGTATGTCTTCTACTCAGAGGAGTGAACAAACAAACAGATTTATTAAAACGTACATGAGCATAGAAACCGCCCGATGCAATTCATGGAGCAAAGACGAGGATGCCATAGAGAAAAAGGTGGAGGACGAGAAAGTCAATAACGCCAAAGACATTAAGAGCCCACTTAAATGGGATCCCATGATATTATTCGAGGATATCTTTAGTAAGGTCTACACAAACAAGAAATTCGGAGAGGTGAAAACAGAG ATGTTTGAATTTAGAGGGATCTTATGTCGCCATATCATGAAGTGTCTTGATGTGTTGGACGTAAAAGCTATCCCAGACAAATACATAATCGAACGCTGGCGCAAGGATTTGGTTAGAGGATACGAAAATATTCGGGTTGGGTACTACAACCCGGATGAGTCAGAACGTGTTAAAAGGTCTCTTGAGATAACGGtaaaaaatgattacattaaaAGGTTGGCTATGCAAAGTGAAGGGTCTTCTGCCATTTATAATAGCAGAACCGATGAACTAATCAAAGAGTTAGAGGCTCATGCTGGGATACAGTCTATAGATTCATTTGCGGCAGGTGGAGTTTCCTCAAAAATGTGGGGTCGTAGGAGACTACGACCTAGGGAGACTATCATAAACACACCTCAACAAGAAGGTGACATTAGAGACCCCCCGACAAGCGAGGAATGGCGGAAGACGTATTGTCAAACAGacaaagagaaggagaaagacaAATGA